The sequence below is a genomic window from Deferribacterota bacterium.
TTTAATTAAGATTATTGCAGATGAGAGATACAATGAGTTACTTGGGGTATCAATTGTTGGTGAATGTGCCAGTGAGATAATACATGAAGCTGTTGTTGCTATTCAGTCAGAGTATACAGTAGATGAATTTGTAGAAATAATACACGCCCATCCTAGCATTTCTGAGGGTATTAAGGAAGCTGCAGAGGATTTGTTGGATGCCCCTATTAATAAAATATAATTTAGATTATGGCTTTTAACTATCATTTTAAAGATTGTGGTATTATTTCTTATGATAATGGATTAAATCTACAAAAATATTATATTAATTTAGTTAAAAAAGGGGCATTAAAAGGAGTCTTTCTTTTATTAGAGCATACCCCCGTTTATACCATTGGTAAGGGTTGTAAAAAAGATCCACAATATTTTAACTATTTAAAACAGCTGGCAGATCTATATTTTATAGATAGAGGCGGTGATATTACATTCCACGGGCCTGGTCAGTTGGTTGTATATCCAATACTAGATTTAAATTATTTCAAGAGAGATTTACATCTATTCATCGAGATGTTGGAAGAGGCTATTATTAGATTGCTGAAATTATATAATATAGTAGCTGGTAGAAAGGCAAAGTATACTGGTGTGTGGATAGGCAATGAAAAGATTTCTTCTATAGGTATTGCTTGTAGAAATTGGATTACATGGCATGGCATTGCCTTTAATGTTAATGTAGATTTAAACTATTTTAGCTATATTACCCCTTGTGGTATTAGTGAATTTGGCGTGACTTCTTTAGAAAAAGAAGGTCTTAAAGTCTCAGTCAATGACTTAAAAACTCAATTAATACCAATAATAGAGGATTTATTTAATATAAGTTATGTCAATACCTAGTTGGTTAAAGGTCAATATTAATTTAGAAGAGATGCATTGGCTACATAAGTTGTTTAATAATTGTGGGGTTTCAACTATTTGTTGGAATGCAGATTGTCCAAATATCTCTGAATGTTATAGTAAAAAAACAGCTACCTTCTTGCTAATGGGGGATGTATGTACTAGAAATTGTGGATTCTGTTCTGTGAAAAAGGGAAAGCCCTCTAATTTAGACTATGGAGAGGCCGAGAGTGTTAAAAAAGCAGTCCATAACCTAAATCTAAATTATATTGTTTTAACAA
It includes:
- the lipB gene encoding lipoyl(octanoyl) transferase LipB, whose product is MAFNYHFKDCGIISYDNGLNLQKYYINLVKKGALKGVFLLLEHTPVYTIGKGCKKDPQYFNYLKQLADLYFIDRGGDITFHGPGQLVVYPILDLNYFKRDLHLFIEMLEEAIIRLLKLYNIVAGRKAKYTGVWIGNEKISSIGIACRNWITWHGIAFNVNVDLNYFSYITPCGISEFGVTSLEKEGLKVSVNDLKTQLIPIIEDLFNISYVNT